Sequence from the Ochrobactrum vermis genome:
AACGACACCCGCAGCTATCGCGAAGCCGCCCAGCTCGATGCCGATCCGGCATTTCGCACCATAACCGGCAATATAGTCTTTCCGGGCTTTACCGCCCCAAAACTGGTCTGGGTTGCCAATAACGAACCCGATATTTTCGCGCGCACTCGCAAGGTTCTGTTGCCGAAAGACTATCTGCGTCTCTGGCTGACCGGCGAATATGTCTCGGACATGTCGGATTCGGCAGGCACAAGCTGGCTCGATACCGGTGAACGCCGTTGGTCGCGCGAACTTCTGGACAAGACGAACCTCGACGAGAGCCAGATGCCGCGTCTTGCCGAAGGTACAGACGCAACCGGGCGGCTGCGGGCCGAACTGGCCGCAGAATGGGGCATTGCCGGTCAGCCCGTTGTGGCTGGAGGCGCTGGCGACAATGCGGCCTCGGCCTGCGGCATGGGTACGGTCAAACCCGGCCATGCTTTTGTTTCGCTCGGCACCTCGGGCGTGCTCTTCGCCGCAAACGGCGCCTATCAGCCGAAGCCGGAAAGTGCGGTTCATGCCTTCTGTCACGCCCTGCCCGACACCTGGCACCAGATGGGCGTCATTCTGTCCGCGGCAAGCGCGCTCGACTGGTATGCGCGGCTTGTCGGCAAAACGGCCCATGAACTTGATCAGGGACTCGGCGACACGTTGAATGCGCCAGGCAGCGCAACGTTCCTGCCCTACCTCTCTGGCGAGCGCACTCCGTATAATGATGCGAAGATACGGGGTGTTTTCACCGGTCTCGATCATGAATCGGATCAGCGGGCATTGGCTCAAGCAGTGCTTGAAGGGGTCGCCTTCGCAATCCGTGACAATCTCGCCGCACTGCAATCGGCTGGCACAGATATCAAGTCACTCACCGCAGTTGGTGGCGGCTCGCGCTCCATTTATTGGCTGAAAGCAATCGCGACCGCTTTGAATGTGCCGATTGCATTGCCGGAGGAAGGCGACTTCGGCGGCGCATTTGGTGCGGCGCGGCTGGGTCTCATCGCCGCTACAGGCGCAGATCCGTTCGCAATCTGCACACCGCCACGCACAGAACGCACGATAGAGCCGGAAGCCACCCTGCTCCCGGCCTATGAGGAAGCCTATCAGCGCTATCACGCTCTTTATCCGGCACTTCACGCCCTCGCCGGTCAGTGATGCTGCCGCACGCAATCAGACATGACGACATTCGAACGGGAGGACACAAATGAGCACCGGATTTTTCGGCGACATTCAGAAGGTTAAATACGAGGGGCCTGACAGCGACAACCCGCTGGCATTCCGTCACTATAATCCGGATGAAATCGTGCTGGGCAAACGCATGGAGGATCATCTGCGTTTCGCAGTCGCCTACTGGCATAGTTTTGCCTGGGAAGGTGGCGACCCGTTCGGCGGACGCACCTTCGACCGTCCGTGGTATTCCAACGAACTGGATGCGGCGAAGCTCAAGGCCGACGTGGCTTTCGAGTTCTTCTCCCTGCTCGGTGCGCCCTATTACTGCTTCCATGATGCCGATGTGCGGCCTGAAGGGCGCAACTTTGCTGAGAACACCCGACATCTCTACGAAATCGTCGATATTTTCGAAAAGAAGCAAGCCGAAACTGGTGTAAAGCTTCTCTGGGGCACAGCCAATTTGTTCTCCAACCGCCGCTATATGGGCGGAGCTGCAACCAATCCCGATCCGGATGTATTCGCATTCGCTGCAGCGACCGTGAAAAGCTGCATCGACGCGACGAAACGGCTTGGTGGCGAGAACTACGTGCTCTGGGGCGGTCGGGAAGGCTATGAAACGCTGCTCAATACCGATCTTGGGCGCGAACTCGACCAGATGGGCCGGTTCCTCAATCTGGTGGTCGAATACAAGCACAAGATCGGCTTCAAGGGCACGATCCTCATCGAACCGAAGCCGCAGGAACCGACCAAGCATCAATATGATTACGATGTCGCGACGGTTTATGGCTTCCTGAAGCGCTACGGCCTCGAAAACGAAGTGAAGGTCAATATCGAGCAGGGCCACGCCATTCTGGCCGGTCACTCATTCGAACACGAATTGGCGCTTGCCCGTGCACTAGGCATTTTCGGTTCCATCGACATGAACCGAAATGACTATCAATCGGGCTGGGATACGGACCAGTTCCCGAACAATGTGCCGGAAATGGCGCTTGCCTATTATCAGGTTCTGCTCGCAGGCGGTTTCACCACCGGCGGCACGAATTTCGACGCCAAGCTGCGTCGTCAGTCAATCGATCCGCAGGATCTACTGATCGGCCATATCGGCGGCATGGATTGCTGCGCGCGCGGGCTGAAAGCTGCCGCCGGAATGCTCGAAGACGGCGCATTGTCCAAGCCCCTTGACGAGCGTTATGCGGGCTGGAACGGCGATTTCGGCAAGAAGCTTTTGACCGGACTTTCGCTTGACCAGATCACCGCTGAAGTCGAAGCAAAGGACATCAACCCGCAGCCGAAATCCGGCCGTCAGGAATATCTTGAGAACGTCGTCAATCGTTACGTCTGAAACGATAAATCAATGGATACAAAAAGGGCGCCACCGGCGCCCTTTCTTTTATTGCATGTCAATTTCTAGAGCTTGACCCAGCCACCGTTTTTCTGTGACGAGCGCACGCAGGCATCAATGAAAGCGACGCCCTTCAACCCGTCATCGACGGTCGGATAGATCACGGCGCTGTCCGGCTTTTTGCCGTTACGACGGGCCTCGATGGCATTGGCCGCTTCCGAATAGATCGTAGCGAAAGCCTCCAGATAGCCCTCCGGGTGTCCGGCCGGCACGCGCGTCACGCGGGCCGCAGCAGGACCGACGCCGGCACCGCCCCGCGTGATGAGCCGCTTCTGCTCACCAAAAGGGGTAAACCAGAGATAGTTCGGGTCTTCCTGCGCCCATTCAATGCCGCCCTTCGTCCCGTAGACACGCAGGCGCAGCGCATTTTCATTGCCCGGCGCAACCTGACTGCACCAGAGCATGCCCTTCGCGCCGTCTGCAAAACGCAGCATCACATGCGCATTGTCGTCCAGACGACGCCCTTCGACAAAACTGTCGAGATCAGCTGCAAGGCTGTCGAGCGTCAGCCCAGTCACGAACGAGGCGAGATTGAAGGCGTGCGTACCGATATCGCCGGTCGCACCGCCCAACCCCGATTGCGCCGGATCGGTGCGCCAGACAGCGCCCTTGGCACCGGTCGCTTCAACCGCTTCGGTCAGCCAGTCCTGCGCATATTCCACCTGCACCACGCGCAAATCACCCAGCTCGCCATTGGCAATCATCTCTCGGGCCTGTCGCACCATCGGATAACCGGTGTAATTATGCGTCAGTACGAACAAGGCACCGCTTTCATCCGCGGCTTTTTTCAGCTTCTTCGCATCGGCAAGCGTCGAGGTCAGCGGCTTGTCGCAGATGACATGGATGCCGCGTCGCAGAAACTCCTTGGCAGCTTCATAGTGAACGTGGTTCGGCGTCACGATAGAAACGGCTTCGATCCCGTTCTTCAGCCGCGCCTCGCGAATAGCCATGTCCTTGTAGCTGGAATAGATGCGGT
This genomic interval carries:
- the xylB gene encoding xylulokinase, which encodes MYLGLDLGTSGVKALLIDDGQTVIGSAHGELDVSRPHPGWSEQDPAQWIKACRTAIDGLRSAHPKEFSAIAGIGLSGQMHGATLLDEQDQVLRPCILWNDTRSYREAAQLDADPAFRTITGNIVFPGFTAPKLVWVANNEPDIFARTRKVLLPKDYLRLWLTGEYVSDMSDSAGTSWLDTGERRWSRELLDKTNLDESQMPRLAEGTDATGRLRAELAAEWGIAGQPVVAGGAGDNAASACGMGTVKPGHAFVSLGTSGVLFAANGAYQPKPESAVHAFCHALPDTWHQMGVILSAASALDWYARLVGKTAHELDQGLGDTLNAPGSATFLPYLSGERTPYNDAKIRGVFTGLDHESDQRALAQAVLEGVAFAIRDNLAALQSAGTDIKSLTAVGGGSRSIYWLKAIATALNVPIALPEEGDFGGAFGAARLGLIAATGADPFAICTPPRTERTIEPEATLLPAYEEAYQRYHALYPALHALAGQ
- the xylA gene encoding xylose isomerase, whose amino-acid sequence is MSTGFFGDIQKVKYEGPDSDNPLAFRHYNPDEIVLGKRMEDHLRFAVAYWHSFAWEGGDPFGGRTFDRPWYSNELDAAKLKADVAFEFFSLLGAPYYCFHDADVRPEGRNFAENTRHLYEIVDIFEKKQAETGVKLLWGTANLFSNRRYMGGAATNPDPDVFAFAAATVKSCIDATKRLGGENYVLWGGREGYETLLNTDLGRELDQMGRFLNLVVEYKHKIGFKGTILIEPKPQEPTKHQYDYDVATVYGFLKRYGLENEVKVNIEQGHAILAGHSFEHELALARALGIFGSIDMNRNDYQSGWDTDQFPNNVPEMALAYYQVLLAGGFTTGGTNFDAKLRRQSIDPQDLLIGHIGGMDCCARGLKAAAGMLEDGALSKPLDERYAGWNGDFGKKLLTGLSLDQITAEVEAKDINPQPKSGRQEYLENVVNRYV
- a CDS encoding Gfo/Idh/MocA family protein — protein: MTIEAKTTETAAPRIRLGMVGGGAGAFIGGVHRMAARLDNRFELVAGALSSSAEKAQASGRELGLAEDRIYSSYKDMAIREARLKNGIEAVSIVTPNHVHYEAAKEFLRRGIHVICDKPLTSTLADAKKLKKAADESGALFVLTHNYTGYPMVRQAREMIANGELGDLRVVQVEYAQDWLTEAVEATGAKGAVWRTDPAQSGLGGATGDIGTHAFNLASFVTGLTLDSLAADLDSFVEGRRLDDNAHVMLRFADGAKGMLWCSQVAPGNENALRLRVYGTKGGIEWAQEDPNYLWFTPFGEQKRLITRGGAGVGPAAARVTRVPAGHPEGYLEAFATIYSEAANAIEARRNGKKPDSAVIYPTVDDGLKGVAFIDACVRSSQKNGGWVKL